The following are from one region of the Paenibacillus protaetiae genome:
- the yyaC gene encoding spore protease YyaC produces the protein MKLSFFKDSPLKVFYTESNASHQLMARLTAMLDEMAGTRPVVIVCVGTDRSTGDSLGPLVGSSLSQYQSPMFSVYGTLEEPVHAMNLEETLLLINRKHHRPFIIGIDACLGQVASVGCVQVGVGPVRPGAGVNKDLPPVGDIHITGIVNVGGFMEYFVLQNTRLHLVMKLSELISASLFNSIVNRTAVSAVSRNQTAAADLHF, from the coding sequence ATGAAACTATCGTTTTTTAAAGATTCGCCCTTAAAAGTATTTTATACGGAATCAAATGCTTCCCACCAGCTGATGGCCCGCTTAACCGCGATGTTGGATGAAATGGCCGGCACCCGCCCCGTTGTCATTGTTTGCGTCGGCACCGACCGTTCCACCGGCGATTCCTTGGGCCCTCTTGTCGGTTCCTCTCTCTCGCAATACCAAAGCCCGATGTTCTCGGTATACGGGACGTTGGAAGAACCGGTCCATGCTATGAACCTGGAGGAAACCTTGCTCCTTATTAACCGGAAGCATCACCGGCCATTTATAATCGGCATTGATGCTTGCCTCGGACAAGTTGCAAGCGTCGGCTGCGTGCAAGTTGGCGTCGGTCCTGTCCGCCCAGGCGCCGGCGTTAATAAAGATTTGCCGCCGGTCGGCGACATTCATATTACCGGTATTGTGAATGTAGGCGGTTTTATGGAATATTTCGTTTTGCAGAACACAAGGCTTCATCTGGTTATGAAGCTTTCCGAGCTCATTTCCGCAAGCTTGTTTAATTCCATTGTGAACAGAACTGCTGTATCCGCTGTTTCCCGCAATCAAACCGCCGCCGCAGACCTCCACTTCTAA
- a CDS encoding DUF4446 family protein yields MEEWSSNPTVGAAVVIVIGVIIMVLWVSALGRKLKRLRKQYVEVMGSFGVSNMEEVITGLKQTIASQQQVMDRQQQELQALKAQQNEMKGKVSVTRYNAFSEQGNNLSFSIAVLNEQKDGYVLTGIYNRDNTYVYAKPIEKGESVHPLSPEERNAIDQAK; encoded by the coding sequence ATGGAAGAGTGGAGTTCGAACCCTACAGTAGGGGCTGCAGTTGTCATTGTTATTGGCGTTATTATTATGGTTTTATGGGTATCGGCACTGGGACGCAAACTGAAGCGACTAAGAAAACAATATGTAGAAGTGATGGGCAGCTTTGGCGTTTCGAACATGGAGGAAGTCATTACAGGTCTGAAACAAACAATCGCTTCGCAGCAGCAGGTGATGGACCGCCAGCAGCAGGAGCTGCAAGCGCTGAAGGCACAGCAAAATGAGATGAAGGGGAAAGTAAGCGTAACCCGCTATAATGCTTTTTCCGAGCAGGGCAATAACTTGAGCTTCTCGATTGCGGTGTTAAACGAGCAGAAGGACGGTTATGTATTAACGGGGATTTATAACCGCGATAATACATACGTATATGCCAAGCCAATCGAAAAAGGCGAGTCTGTCCATCCGCTGTCGCCGGAAGAACGAAACGCCATCGATCAAGCCAAATAG
- a CDS encoding DUF3343 domain-containing protein, protein MLIAFDSTQQALRAEMLLEYVEIEIDICPTPKEITAGCALSIQFADDDLQAVAEVIASEQVEIRGIFKAVQPHMYEEVLI, encoded by the coding sequence ATGCTGATTGCTTTTGATTCCACGCAGCAGGCGCTCCGGGCGGAGATGCTGCTGGAATATGTCGAGATTGAAATCGATATATGCCCGACTCCCAAAGAAATAACCGCGGGCTGCGCTTTGTCGATTCAGTTCGCTGACGACGATTTGCAGGCGGTAGCCGAAGTGATAGCAAGCGAGCAAGTAGAGATCCGGGGGATCTTTAAAGCGGTGCAGCCGCATATGTATGAGGAAGTTTT